Proteins co-encoded in one Candidatus Stoquefichus sp. SB1 genomic window:
- a CDS encoding PTS sugar transporter subunit IIC, whose translation MEKLEKFLQRFIGPIAEKMSNNDVIQSVAEGFMRTGPVTFGVCIFVILGNLPITGYSEWLTSVGLKTHFDAISNASLNVLALYISFTVAYAFAKRKGDNPLSCGVLSLLSFLLIIPQTVEGKDGVINAFSVDYLSGTGILVALIFAIIVGEMFHFLSGKGLKFKMPEGVPPMVSESFEPIFVSMIIVAFAFLVRVGFGYTSFGSFVNFFDQTIGAFIIKIGLSLPTIFLLYFAANLLWFFGIHPNTVYSAFVPLQMTLVLTNIADAQAGRPLTYLTITLVSLFASFGGNGNTIGLCLSMFTAKSERYKKMLKLAFIPNLFNINEPLIFGMPVMLNPIFFIPMVFCNVVMGLIGLAATQIFTFTFNPAMSLLPWTTPFFVKAFMAGGVSLLIMVLILLAVNTLMYYPFFRIADKKAYEEEQLAKAGEQLESVE comes from the coding sequence ATGGAAAAGTTAGAAAAGTTTTTACAAAGATTTATTGGACCTATCGCTGAAAAAATGAGTAATAATGATGTTATTCAATCAGTCGCTGAAGGTTTCATGAGAACCGGACCAGTAACATTTGGGGTTTGTATATTTGTTATTTTAGGGAATTTACCAATAACAGGATATTCTGAATGGTTGACAAGTGTTGGTTTGAAAACTCATTTTGATGCAATTTCAAATGCGAGTTTAAATGTTTTAGCTTTATATATTTCATTTACAGTTGCTTATGCTTTTGCAAAAAGAAAAGGAGATAATCCTTTATCTTGTGGTGTTTTATCATTACTGAGTTTCTTATTGATTATTCCTCAAACAGTTGAAGGAAAAGATGGTGTTATCAATGCATTTAGTGTTGATTATTTAAGTGGTACAGGGATTTTAGTTGCATTAATCTTTGCGATTATTGTTGGGGAAATGTTCCATTTCTTATCTGGTAAAGGTTTAAAGTTTAAAATGCCTGAAGGTGTTCCACCAATGGTTAGTGAATCATTTGAACCAATCTTTGTTTCCATGATTATTGTTGCATTTGCATTTTTAGTAAGAGTTGGTTTTGGTTATACATCATTTGGAAGTTTTGTTAATTTCTTTGATCAAACAATTGGTGCATTTATTATTAAAATTGGTTTATCATTGCCAACAATCTTCTTATTATATTTTGCTGCTAATTTATTATGGTTCTTTGGTATTCATCCAAATACAGTTTATAGTGCATTTGTACCATTACAAATGACTCTTGTTTTAACAAATATTGCTGATGCACAAGCAGGTAGACCATTAACTTATTTAACAATTACGCTTGTTTCCTTATTTGCTTCATTTGGAGGAAATGGAAATACAATTGGTTTATGTTTATCAATGTTTACAGCTAAGAGTGAAAGATATAAAAAGATGTTAAAGTTAGCATTTATTCCAAACTTATTTAATATTAATGAACCACTTATTTTTGGTATGCCAGTTATGTTAAATCCTATCTTCTTTATTCCAATGGTTTTCTGTAATGTTGTGATGGGATTAATTGGATTGGCTGCTACACAGATCTTTACATTTACTTTTAATCCAGCTATGTCATTGTTGCCTTGGACAACACCATTCTTTGTAAAAGCATTTATGGCAGGTGGGGTTTCATTGTTAATTATGGTATTGATATTATTAGCGGTGAATACTTTGATGTATTATCCATTCTTTAGAATTGCTGATAAAAAAGCATATGAAGAGGAACAATTAGCAAAGGCTGGTGAGCAACTTGAGTCAGTTGAGTAA
- a CDS encoding histidine phosphatase family protein, producing the protein MKTLYLMRHGQTLFNVQQRIQGWCDSPLTELGIQQAKKAGQYFKEHQIHFDHAYSSTSERCCDTLELVTDMPYTRLKGLKENFYGELEAESERLNAHLTPQDCETFYLQFGGESSETVKERMIKTLTEIMQQDDHQSVLAVSHSGACFNFLRAFQDPMEELKKGFGNCCIFVYKFDNNKFYLEKVIRQKED; encoded by the coding sequence ATGAAAACATTATATTTAATGCGTCATGGACAAACGTTATTCAATGTTCAGCAGCGAATCCAAGGATGGTGTGATTCACCATTAACAGAGTTAGGAATTCAACAGGCAAAAAAAGCAGGACAATATTTTAAAGAACATCAAATTCATTTTGATCATGCTTATTCCTCTACATCTGAAAGATGTTGTGATACATTAGAACTTGTGACGGATATGCCTTATACAAGACTAAAAGGATTAAAAGAAAATTTTTATGGTGAACTAGAAGCTGAAAGTGAAAGATTAAATGCTCATTTAACACCACAGGATTGTGAAACGTTTTATTTACAATTTGGTGGTGAATCTTCTGAAACTGTAAAAGAGAGAATGATAAAAACTTTAACAGAAATTATGCAACAAGATGATCATCAGAGTGTATTAGCAGTGAGTCATAGCGGAGCCTGTTTTAATTTTTTAAGAGCTTTTCAAGATCCAATGGAAGAATTAAAAAAAGGTTTTGGAAATTGTTGTATTTTTGTATATAAATTTGATAATAATAAATTTTATTTAGAGAAAGTCATTAGACAAAAGGAGGATTAA
- a CDS encoding aldo/keto reductase has translation MEYVKLGRSDLMVSRICLGCMGFGDAQKGMHSWTLSYEESKKIIKYALDKGINFFDTAMAYQGGTSEEFLGRAIQEYAHREDVIIATKFSNRTADDLARGVTVIEHIENCLNASLARLKMDYVDLYIYHSWDNNAPIEEVMEGLHRVIKQGKVRYIGISNCYAYQLAKANAYARSQGWEEFVSVQGHYNLIFREEEREMARLCREENIAMTPYSALASGRLAKKPGEQSKRMVEDQYAKGKYDASVDDDFKIIQRVEELAKKKEVSMTEISLAWLLTKVTSPVVGATKPHHIDGAVDAVYIQLTDLEQQYLEELYKPHALVGVMAEKK, from the coding sequence ATGGAGTATGTGAAACTAGGGCGTTCAGATTTAATGGTATCAAGAATCTGTTTAGGATGTATGGGATTTGGGGATGCTCAAAAAGGGATGCATTCATGGACATTATCTTATGAGGAATCAAAAAAGATAATTAAATATGCATTAGATAAAGGAATTAATTTCTTTGATACAGCAATGGCTTATCAGGGAGGAACCAGTGAAGAGTTTTTGGGACGTGCAATTCAAGAATATGCTCATCGAGAAGATGTCATCATTGCGACTAAATTCTCTAATCGTACAGCAGATGATTTAGCACGTGGTGTAACTGTTATTGAACATATTGAAAATTGCTTAAATGCAAGTTTAGCACGTTTAAAAATGGATTATGTGGATTTATATATTTATCATAGCTGGGATAACAATGCCCCTATTGAAGAAGTGATGGAAGGGTTACATCGTGTTATTAAGCAAGGAAAAGTAAGATATATTGGTATTTCTAATTGTTATGCTTATCAACTAGCAAAAGCCAATGCATATGCGAGATCTCAAGGCTGGGAAGAATTTGTTTCTGTACAGGGACACTATAATCTGATTTTTAGAGAAGAAGAAAGAGAAATGGCTCGTTTATGTCGAGAAGAAAACATTGCTATGACGCCTTATAGTGCTTTAGCTAGTGGTCGTCTTGCGAAAAAGCCAGGAGAACAATCTAAACGTATGGTAGAAGATCAATATGCAAAAGGGAAATATGATGCATCCGTTGATGATGATTTCAAGATTATTCAAAGAGTAGAAGAACTTGCCAAAAAGAAAGAAGTTTCAATGACAGAAATCTCTCTTGCCTGGCTTTTAACTAAGGTGACTTCGCCTGTTGTTGGTGCAACTAAGCCCCATCACATTGATGGAGCAGTTGATGCAGTTTATATACAATTAACTGACTTAGAACAACAATATTTAGAAGAACTTTATAAACCTCATGCCTTAGTCGGTGTTATGGCAGAAAAGAAATAA